The Melospiza georgiana isolate bMelGeo1 chromosome 1, bMelGeo1.pri, whole genome shotgun sequence genome contains the following window.
GATATTGCTAAATAATGACTCATTCTTGCTGTGAAacctttttttaaagacaaCTTCCTGGAGTGAACAGGACTGAGAAGTTTTCTATTTTCAAGCATTTCCTGAACATCATGAAGTAATTTGACTGTCATGTTGCGTTAGAAAATTTATGTGTCCCGTTCAGCATAACATTTCAGTATGCATTGAGTAAttcctccccctgccccccaCCTCTGACATTCAACCTCAGGAAAGTTACTGGAATAGCAATTTCCATCATGCTTAAGAGGCCTCTCTATGGCTGTATTTTTCACTGGTCATGAACACACAAGGCCAAAAAATAGAGCTGAAGTATTGAGAAGGAAGGAAACTGACTCACAAATATAAGAGAAGTTAATAAAGTAAGCCAGTCAGCAATACAGAAATAAAGCTTAATGTGTTCACTGTAGTAGCTGTAGAAAAATCATCTTGGAAGGTCTGATTCTTTCAGAAGACATACTAGTAGCACTGGATTGTGTGGAACTTGACACCTGAAAAGAACTATGGATCTCACTTAACAGTGTCTATAAATGGTGTGAAGAAGTAAACCTGCTGCTCTCTAGCTGAAAAAAGTAATTGCAAAACACTCTGCTAAAGGTCACACCTTAAAACTTATTTGTTAAGCTTTTTTGGACAAAGGTAATGTTTCCTTTAAGACCTTTTAACTTGCTTAATGATGTAAATAGACCAGGTTGACAGGAAACCCTTTTTGCATTATCATTGTAGCTCTTTCTCTCAGGAAGATATGAGTTGATCTGCCAAAGTAGCTCTGATACTATTACAGCATGTTGCATTGAAGCTATTTATTTCACATAAAAAGTTTGACTTCATTACTTCAAGATGAATAGTAATTAGCAtgtacaagaaaaaaagaaaatactgggTCTCCTGCCTGCATaattaagatttattttttcttctgcaagatAACATATGTGAGTTTCTTTGCTTTTAGGCTCAGACTGCCTTTTCTTCAAATCCAGCTAATCCAGCAATCTTGTCTGAAGCTTCTGCTCCAATTCCTTGTGATGGAGGTAAGCTCATGTACTGCATAGTATCCTACGGATGATGTTGTGGAAAGCAGTTATGAAATCCTAAAGTTAACAGTACAGTAAAAAATAGCTATAAATATGTTACCCTATTtacaaagggaaataaatgttacCCTGTTTACATTTCCATTTTGGAAATGCTAACACCCACCTTGGTAAGGTGCTATAGGAGTCAAAAAACAGTGTTTGCTTATAAAAGGAAGTTGTGGCAAGCAGTCACCCTTCTCTTTTTGCAACCTTTTCCAAGTGAGCCTACCATAACAAGATTTGATGTTGGTGCCTTTGGGCTCTGTTAGCTCTTACCTCAGACACTTAGTTGTCCTTATTTATCACATATGTATTTGTAAGCTTTAGAGGACAGTGTGAGTCAGTCTTTGCTGTACACTGAGTTTGCTTTGGGACAAAGACAAATCTCTGTCAACAATTGCCCAGGAAGCTGGCACTTAATCCTGTTGTGCAACCAACATAAAGCTTGCAGCAGATTTTGGAATCAGATTTGTGGTGGGAAATCCATCAGATCTAAAGCTGAATGATTTGTACTTgtactttctccttttcttccatgCACATGTACATCCACAAAGGTGCACAGGTATGTTTGAGGTTAGAGCTCTGCTTTGGTAAATTTAAGTCTAAAAGGCCTAAAGCCTTGTGACCAGCAAgaccagcagcagtgctggaatgGTGGTCAGGAATTGCTCAGATATTAAAGGATGGTGGATAGAACTTTGTCTCCAGTTCTCCTCTGGGTGCTTCTGTGTCTAAGATGACTTTAAGGCAGATGTTTGCATAGCTCACCAGAGTTGCCTCTGGTAGATCCTATCTGGATTAGGTACTTCCCTGGCCTAACCTCACCAGACCAGATTTGAGATTGCTTCAGCAGTCTTGGCAGCTCTACTGTCCATAGTTTGAATTCTCCTGCATGTGTTCAACAAGCAGGAACCAAAACATAATTTTGACATCAGTTTATGTGTGAATTGCTCTGGAATTCTGTGACTGAAGAATGATCAATCATTCAATATATCCCAAATGAAAGAAGGCCTTATATCACCTATAGGATGTGCTAGACCCACTGGAATTGCTTCTGTTCTGACAGAAACAGGAGACTATACAACATCAAGAGTTTTGTGTTCTGCTATGAGTTCCATTATTTGGAACACTCTCTGTTTTAAATGAGAATTTGATTCAGCCAGCAAAGAATGCGTCTGGTGTAGTAAAGAACAAAACAGAGGAATTGTATAGCTGCAGAAATCTTGTGCTGTGTTGTGTGTAATCCTAGGGGCTTGCTtgaaaaagcaagcaaaaatagaaaaattattcaTCAAAAGCTTTTTAATCAATAGTGGTGAATTATAAGCTTCTGGGTTAGTCCAGAAATATGATCAGACTGCTCTCATGCAAAGCAGCATATTAAAGAGCAAAAAAATCTCTTGTTTATATTGGCATTCACCTGGCATTGACCTTTGCTCCTTCCCAGAAAAGTTACTTTCTGTTGCTGGTCAGACATGGATTCTTAAAATAGCTGGTTTGATACATTTTTGCCCATAAATGAACGCTAGAAACCTAAGCCTTGTGTACTGGGCTGCTTCTGAAGCCTTTCTTTACGCTGCCTCTCTCTCCAAGCAGCTTTTTGTGTCCCCACTCATTTAGTGAGAATATCAAGGGGACTCTTAAGAGTTCTCATAACTGGCACTTGTTAGATGGCACCAGTTAATGATCTGTGGAATGTCAAGAGCAATGTCAAGGTTATTTCCAGAGTTGTTCAGCTCAAGGTCTGTCAAGTCTGTCAGTTCAACTTCCTTTCCTCCCACTCCTTGTGCCTCCCTCTGCTTGGGTATAGAGCATTGTTTTAAaggctgtgtgtgttttgtcTTGTTGAGACGCGTGTGTAAAGCCCCTCCAGTTTGAAGCTGTGACAAACTGACAGCTGCTTTCTCATGAAGACTCACAGCAGACTGTAGTGTGAACCTTAGAACCAAGAGGTTTCTGCAGAAACCGTCCCATGCCTCAGATCTGGAATATCCTTGGTGTGAATGCCTCTTGCTGTTTTTGAACTCGGTGGAAggtctctgtgtgtgttcttCAGCACACCTGgtttggggatggggaggggagcAGTTCTCCACTAATTGCCCAGAAGTTCTGGAGTTGAAGGGCGTGTCCTTATGCAATGCAGCACAGTGTTGGTTTTGGAACGTCACCGTGTGTCTGTTGTTCTTAGTGTTGTAAAGGGTGAATAGAGTAAGTGAAACTGAAAGTTCTCCTCTAAGTTCTTTCTCTCAGAAGTGCTGCTTGTCTGGTTACTCTTCTGAACCAGGCCAGAATAACAATTCTGCTTCAAGTGAGTCTTCTGCCATAATTTTCCAGTTAAATAATTACAAAAGCACAAGATTTGTTGAAATAATTGTTCCTGTGAAGGCAGTTAACTGCTCCTTCTTTTAAACCAACTGTTGTATTGATTTTTGTTTCGTTTTTCTCCTCTAGGCTTGTACCCCAGATTGTATCCAGAACTTTCTCAGTATATGGGCCTGAGCCTCAATGAGGAGGAGGTGCAGAGAAACttagcagtggcagcagctgctcagccacAGGGTGTAGGTACCAGTCATGCATATTCTAGAAAACAAAAGTGTAAAGACTAAATGTGTATCTAGCATTCTAGAGAGCAGATTATTATTTGCCTTAAGTACTATACTTGACTGAGAGTTGAATTATTTATGTTGCAGTGTCTATTTTAGTCTGTTCTGAAACTGAGCAGTCCATTTCCAATGTTGGGAGGTGATGGGGGAAACTTGGTGTTGTGGCTTATTTcgtttgttgtttttttaaaataccacTTCATACAAACTGACATATAGCTGTTCTTAAAAGTTGAAACTAAGTTGTCtggctgttttgttttaatcagCAACTGGTAACACGACCTTCTACTAATTACATGGTAGCTCCAGTGACTGGAAATGATATTGGAATTCGCAGAGCGGAAATTAAGCAAGGCATCCGTGAAGCAATTCTGTGTAAAGATCAGGATGGCAGAATTGGACTTCGCCTTAAGTCTGTTGATAATGTAAGTGTAGAAGTTGCTTTTGCCTCCAGAGATTTTATTGCTGGACTATATTAGCAGTGAAGTTAGGATGCTCTCTGGTCACAAAATAGTCTTCTGTATAACGGTTTCTTATCTGTTACTGGAATTTTAAAGTCCTTCATTAGACTGGTAATTAGATTTCCAGCTTTCTGGACTAGAAACTGAATTTACAGCTGCAGTTTAATGCCTTGTGCTTTATAAGAtctgaaaaatacataaaatattttttgtttcactttAGAGTGTGAACTTGTCCTTGCATAGTTGCTGTGATACTTTTTATCAGTTCAGGACTGCTTGTCTTTACCTTTGTGCAAATACTGGGCAGTACTTAATGTTCAGTAGTATGTAATAACTGCCCACTGTTTACAAGTATCTCCTTTTTTGTAAAAGGTGCTTAAACAATTTAAGTCATTTAATctgaatgttttaaaaaatttgtaCTGCAGGTAGCATATAGGgttaaaatacttttctgtAGTTCTTCCAATGCAGAAAATGGGGTTTTCGTAGAGTAGTATGGGGTGATGTTTTTTTTAACACCCCTCTCTCCCAAGGTATTATTTATAATTTGCTTTGATATGCTTTACTTTGATTTAGGGGTAGTTTCATTAGAAATAGTTTTGTAACACCTATTAAAACAGACAAGTATTTACCCCTTTGCTTAAGACTTTAATGTTATGctaatggttttttttttaatttttaatatttagagATCTAGATAGATTTGCTTGGTTTTGAACTTTGTTCTTGCATTAAGTATCTGTCAGACTTTTAAATACATCTAGAAACAgactgaaatttcaaaattgCCCTTTATGAAGAGATAATTAGCAGGTCCTTTTGTCTTGTCTGTTTGGCTGATATTGTGTAGAATGGGAAACTTCAGGGGCTGTGTGTTCTGTGACTGGTCTTCATCTTTAACCAAGAacttccctttctcctcccctccccttttttctcctcttttgtaGGGTATATTTGTCCAGTTAGTTCAGGCAAACTCTCCAGCATCCCTTGCTGGTCTGCGTTTTGGGGACCAAGTTCTGCAGATCAATGGTGAAAACTGTGCAGGATGGAGTTCTGATAAAGCACACAAAGTTCTGAAACAGGCTTCTGCAGAAAGGATTTCAATGATCATTCGGGACAGGTAATGCCAGATGCAGATATGGATTTGCCATAATCCATCACTGAGTAATTCTGAGGGGTTTGGGTCTCCCCTTGCTTGTGCAGGTTTAACAAAATCTCATTGTGCATGTGCTTCAGTAGTAAAGATCTTCAGAAATGGTCCCTTTTGTGGGGAGCAATCAAAATGGTTCCTAAATTGTAAACTTCCTGGGCATGATGAGGCGTAACATTTTTCCAAGATAAACTAGTGAGTGAGAGATGCCACAAGTTTAAATTTAACTCTGAAgagttctgtgctttttttcagacagaattttttaatttagttaAGTCAAAGTCAACAATGATAATGCAAAAAGGGTTTCCTGTCAACCTGTTCTATGTGAATTCTGTTGCTTACATAGAAATGAATGCGAATTTTACTAAAAGCATGCTTGATGACCcaatatgttttttaaataatgatCTTGTAGCTAGCTGTATGTAGTAACTACAGGTCAGATTCAACATAAGGCTTGTAGGCTGCAAGAAGACAGATGATACTTCATGTGACTAAGTGTATGCCTCAAAGCTTTTTCCATGCTCTTTCCTGCTTAAGAACCAAGCCTGACTCAGTGGAGGGCAGCTGCTTTGTTTGGGGGCAGTTACTTCAAACACTGAATTAAAATATTGTGCCAGTAGATTCCCTTCTCTGTCTACTACTTCTGTGCCCAACATGGCACCCTCTTCCTATATCTACTGCCTTTTTAAGACACAATTTAAAGGTTTATTATTCCCAAAGCAGTTGAAGTGTTGTTGGGAAGCCTTGAGCTTTCAGAATCCTCTAGTCTACCTACAGTTGTTAAAACTCCCTGCACTGTTTTATCGACCTTGTAATGTTTGTAGAAAACTTTATCTTTAGTGgatgtttgtttggttggggtggTAGGTGGGTGGAtgttgtttgggatttttgtattattattaATCCAGATGGTGAAATATCTGTAAAACAGGGACAACATGTAAGGTTTTTAAACACGTATATTTTAATACAACAGTATTAACAAAATTAAGTTAAACCAAACAACTTTTCATTATAGAAAATATGAGTCCCTTAGAGTACAATTACTTTTTGTAAGCTAAAGATGCTAAAATAGGATGTGGTTTTTTCTGTGGTTTAGTAGActgaagattttaattttaaatgtctttttagACCTTTTGAACGGATTATTACCATGCATAAGGACAGCACAGGACATGTTGGTTTCATATTCAAGAATGGAAAAATAACCTCAATAGTGAAAGACAGTTCTGCTGCAAGAAATGGACTTCTGACAGAGCACAACATCTGTGAAATTAATGGCCAGAATGTAATTGGGTTGAAGGTAAAATAGCCACTATGTGCGGGGTGTGGAATGCTGTGAGCTTTTTATGTTTCTGTAGTGTATTTTGGAGAGACAGAAAAGGTTGTAATATATTGTTCAGTGTTCATAAAATATAAACTTCAGTCATGATGTAACTTGACCGGAGAGACAGATGTTTTAGGCCTCTGTGCAGTTTTGTATTGGTTGTCAGGGCAGCTCATTCTCATCCTCTCTGCCTCTACCTGGCAAGGCTGGCCCTCTGTTTTTATCTGTAGTCCAACCTTCCTGGCAAAACAAAGGGTCAGCTTCCTCCTTCCAACCTGCATCAAATTTTAGCAGGAATTGTCTATGACATCTGTGTCCCTTCTCTAGTCAGTTCATGCAAGATACTTTTAACCAAACATCTGTGAAGTGGCATTGCAGTTTCAGTGATTTGTCCTGAAGGTTGAATGCTCCAAACAAGGAGTTGGGAGGGGTCTCAAAGCCACATGAAATATGTCTAGAAGAAGCTCTTGAACCGCTGCTTTCACAGTCAGCTTGAGTCGTGTTGCTCACGTGACTTCTTGTTTCTGACAGGACTCGCAGGTTGCAGACATCTTGGCAACAGCTGGAAACGTAGTGACCATCACTGTCATGCCTTCCAGTATTTATGACTATATAATAAAGAGGTAGGTAgtacagagcagctgtggtgttATTTATAACCCAGTGGACAGTGACTAGAAAGTGTACTTGTGATAAGATGTCACTACAAACTTGAAGACTGTAAAGGGTGGGTGGAGATGTCTGAAAATTTGTTTAATCTGATGTTTTGGTTAAATTGGTGTGTGTTGGTACTATTTTTAACCTATTCTGTGTTTGTGATGAtcctttgccttttcctctctggAAAAAGCCTTTTCTAAACTTCTTTTGACTATGCCTGAATTTCTGAGAAATGAATACTAAGGTATTTGTTACCTTTTAACTAAAATGTTGTTTGTACTGCAAGTAATTCCTGTGGCTTAAAAGTGATTCTGGGCAGGATGGTTCTGGGTTTCTTCCTAATCCTTTGGAAACAATGGCTTTCTACAAGTAAATCTGTCCTGCATAAATACTTTTTGAAGTTAGTAGACATTAATAATGCTTCAGGTGTAATTGAGTCTTTTTTTTCAGGTAAAGGAAAAGGATATGCCCTTGGCCTACTTTCTACAGAGCAGTTTTCAGTCTAACAGCCaccttttccctctgctctccttcccttGTGCTTGTACTCTGCTTGCCACATGTCCACACCCAAAAAGATACCAACAACACAGCTCAGGTGCTAGAAGAAGTGTTGAGCACTGGGGGCTTCTATTCAATCTCAGGGTGCAGTTTCATGAGCTGTCTGTAGCAACTTGTCAAAAATAGTGTAGTGAAAGTCCAGCTTCTGGTTTGTATTGAAGGACTGGCCATGACAAAGCTACTGTGAGCAGAGGCTTGAGTGGTCTTCTATAGTTATCTTACAAACCTGaatgccttttccttttccttaggATGGCAACTAGCATCATGAAGAGCCTGATGGATCACTCTGTTCCTGAAGTCTAAACTTGCACCATggatgtgtgtgtatataaataatGATGATTCCACTAAACTTGGGCTATTATACTCAGTGATCTCTTTCTTCTGCACATGAGCCTTTCTGGAGGCTGAGAGAAGATATGCTGCATCAAGCATTTGCATCTATAATGGCTGGGAATGTCACCGTTCAACATATCTCGTGTATTCACACACTGTAAAACTTGCAGCCTTACATGCTTGACAATGTGAAATTCCAATTGTGTTATGACTTCTTTTTGTAGGTCTTTTATTTAGCTTACTACTACTATAAGCCATTGCAACTAAAGGAACCAGGTATCACTTGCAAAGCTACATGTTGTTACCCAGGACAATGCTGTGCTTTGTATGTCTAAAAAGAATGAgtatttttactgctttttgtCTGCAAGAGTAGATTTGAAATAGCATATTAGAAGTAAGGCTAGTACTAGTTAATTTTTTGTTCTAGTAAATACTGTTTACACAAAAATGCCACTTAGCTGAATATAGCTCAAGGCATCAGTAAGCATTAATTAAAGTAGTGTACAGATACTCAAATCTTTTTATTACTTGTTATATGAATTGTAACAAATATGCTTCTCTCTCGCCTTAACCATGTTATTTTAAGGATTTAGACATAACCAAATAAATGACCAAAACTTTACATCCTGTGTGTGTACCTACTTCAGGTAAAACAGGCTTATTTTATTGAGGTCAGTTTCAGCCAACAACTAAGATAGGAAATTCAGtgtaaaatactttaaaaatcttACTGGTTTTAACATTGAAATGTTTCAGAAGGGGTAGCTCTGGACTACTTTAAGTAAGATGTgttgaatggaaaaaaattttcactgtgagggtggtggggcactcgaacaggttacccagagaagctgtggatgccccatccctcaAAGTGTTTAAGGCCCGGCTGGATGTGACCCCCACCAGCTTGGTcaagtggaaggtgtccctgcccatggctgggagctgggaactaggtgatctttaaatcccttccaacccaagccctTTTATGATTCTAACTCTCTTTCTACCTTAAGCTTAACATATGGAATAGTAGCCAGCTGTTGTACTAATTGTAGAGTTGCAATTTCAGTGTAAAATGGCCTACAGCTTGCTGGGTGTGCTAGGTCTGGCTGGGTTAATGAAGGTAATGAAGTAGGAgttgaatttaattttcttgtaGGAgcaggtgtggggctgtgttAGAGGCCTGTGACCAAAGCAGGGCTGATAACACAGCAGGGTGTTTCCTGAGTTGAATGTGCACAGTGTCAaggcttctcctgctcctcagtCTGTCCCCTGTTAccagagggagagagggagcacAGCTGAGGCCACTGatccaaactgaccaaaggaaaATTCAACACCATTTGACATTATGCTCAGCAATAATTAGGGGAGAATTTTCCAAGGAAGTTGTTGGTCTGGTCATCAGTCTGCTCTGGGAATAGGGGTATGATTACCTTTGCatcacttcttttttcttccccacttTCTATTTTCCCTTTGCTTAGTTCTCCTATCCATTGCAATCCATAAATTCTTGTAGCTTTTGCACTTTTGAGTCTCTTTTCCCTCTTGCTATGGGGTAGGGTGAGTGAA
Protein-coding sequences here:
- the SDCBP gene encoding syntenin-1, producing MSLYPSLEDLKVDKVIQAQTAFSSNPANPAILSEASAPIPCDGGLYPRLYPELSQYMGLSLNEEEVQRNLAVAAAAQPQGQLVTRPSTNYMVAPVTGNDIGIRRAEIKQGIREAILCKDQDGRIGLRLKSVDNGIFVQLVQANSPASLAGLRFGDQVLQINGENCAGWSSDKAHKVLKQASAERISMIIRDRPFERIITMHKDSTGHVGFIFKNGKITSIVKDSSAARNGLLTEHNICEINGQNVIGLKDSQVADILATAGNVVTITVMPSSIYDYIIKRMATSIMKSLMDHSVPEV